A window of Halomonas sp. GFAJ-1 contains these coding sequences:
- a CDS encoding transposase, whose translation MVGRYEISDDGWAQIEDIVAPPQTMGRPRRDDRKMLNGVFWVLCSGAKWRDLPERYGPWSTVYDRFRKWRDDGTFEAVLSRLQLKLREDGLMDLDTWMIDATSVRATRAAAGGGKKGVQQNR comes from the coding sequence ATGGTCGGACGTTACGAGATTTCTGATGACGGCTGGGCACAGATCGAAGATATCGTGGCTCCTCCTCAAACCATGGGCAGACCCAGGCGGGATGACCGGAAAATGCTCAATGGTGTCTTCTGGGTACTGTGCTCTGGTGCTAAATGGCGTGATTTACCCGAGCGATATGGTCCTTGGTCGACGGTTTATGACCGGTTCCGCAAGTGGCGTGATGACGGCACCTTTGAAGCGGTACTTTCTCGCTTGCAGCTTAAGTTACGTGAAGATGGGCTTATGGATCTAGACACGTGGATGATCGATGCCACTTCCGTGCGAGCCACACGCGCTGCCGCTGGAGGCGGTAAAAAGGGGGTTCAACAGAACCGCTAG